Proteins from one Rosa chinensis cultivar Old Blush chromosome 7, RchiOBHm-V2, whole genome shotgun sequence genomic window:
- the LOC112179804 gene encoding histone-lysine N-methyltransferase, H3 lysine-9 specific SUVH6 — translation MVVEETVHLLAPSRENVSRSNIPSQERLERFPMENGECFSHTKSPESRRRRVSAVCDFPVGCGPYAQLSSLRPVKEVASVGIPNEELATALFDRNCFSPPDGSTSVSNDNDPEKIPAKMYPRGSIVEAVGDFPPFCGVNASLEARTLGQKKSVMGYKPSSLNTVKTDVKQTGIGDRVQPNTEEKIHREKPFDISHSPNHLHEEDFESSRLPLDMLDFDQLQVSMGDKPSSSNTAKTNVKEPGVNLQNEEFLKECGHSIEMRKKVSGALRLFSVVFESLEDEKSEEGSASKRVDLKAANILKKEGRFVNTGKQIIGPVPGVEVGDEYKYRVELTIIGLHRQTRAGIDFVMHGGRILATSIVASGSYEDKICNEMSIIYTGQGGNYMLPRKKAYDQKLKGGNLALKNSLDEQNPIRLIHRLYSSDGQRKYVYKGLFVVTKCFRKRGTRGKLVWEFHLRLLL, via the coding sequence ATGGTGGTTGAAGAGACCGTGCATCTTTTGGCACCATCAAGAGAAAATGTGTCACGAAGTAATATCCCTTCTCAGGAAAGATTGGAAAGGTTTCCCATGGAGAATGGCGAGTGTTTTTCCCATACTAAGTCACCTGAGTCTAGGAGGCGTAGAGTCTCTGCTGTTTGTGATTTTCCTGTAGGGTGTGGACCATATGCTCAGTTAAGCAGTTTGAGACCTGTCAAAGAGGTGGCTTCTGTTGGTATTCCAAATGAAGAGCTGGCTACTGCTCTGTTCGATAGAAATTGTTTTTCACCACCTGATGGATCCACATCTGTATCTAATGACAATGATCCAGAAAAGATTCCAGCTAAAATGTATCCTCGTGGAAGTATAGTAGAAGCTGTTGGGGACTTTCCTCCATTCTGTGGAGTAAATGCTTCTTTGGAGGCCAGGACTTTGGGTCAAAAGAAGTCAGTTATGGGTTACAAACCATCATCATTAAACACAGTGAAGACTGATGTGAAACAAACGGGAATTGGGGACAGAGTTCAACCTAACACTGAGGAAAAAATTCACAGGGAAAAGCCTTTTGATATATCTCATTCTCCCAACCATCTGCATGAAGAAGATTTTGAAAGCTCGCGACTTCCATTGGATATGTTGGATTTTGATCAATTGCAGGTTAGTATGGGAGACAAACCATCATCATCAAACACTGCCAAGACTAATGTGAAAGAACCAGGAGTGAATCTTCAAAATGAAGAGTTTTTGAAAGAATGTGGTCACAGCATTGAGATGCGAAAGAAGGTGTCAGGTGCATTGCGCCTGTTTAGTGTTGTTTTTGAAAGTCTAGAAGATGAAAAGTCAGAGGAAGGATCTGCTTCTAAAAGGGTTGATCTTAAAGCTGCAAATATTCTCAAGAAGGAAGGAAGGTTTGTAAACACAGGCAAGCAAATTATTGGGCCTGTCCCAGGTGTTGAGGTTGGTGATGAATATAAATACAGAGTTGAACTCACAATTATTGGCTTACATCGCCAGACTCGAGCAGGTATAGACTTTGTGATGCATGGTGGTAGGATTCTTGCCACCAGCATCGTTGCCTCAGGGAGCTATGAAGATAAGATTTGCAATGAAATGTCTATAATATATACAGGCCAAGGAGGAAATTACATGCTTCCAAGGAAGAAAGCTTATGATCAGAAGCTTAAAGGGGGAAACCTTGCTTTGAAGAACAGTTTGGATGAACAAAATCCGATCAGACTCATTCATAGGCTTTACTCTTCTGATGGTCAAAGGAAATACGTGTACAAAGGGCTGTTTGTAGTAACAAAATGTTTCCGGAAAAGAGGAACTCGGGGAAAGCTGGTTTGGGAATTTCATTTGCGCCTCCTGTTGTAA